The Collinsella aerofaciens genomic sequence GTGCCGGTAAAGGCCACCGCCGCAACAACACTTAGCACGGCAAGTGCATTGGCAATCATGCGAGCGTGAGCGCGGCGGGCGTTAGCTTCGTCGGCCCATTCCTTCTCTTCGCTCAGGATCGTTGACATGCGCTCTTCGCCCGAGGCGGCAAGCTGCGGCACCCAGTCGCTGGGGAAGGCGATGCGTGCCTCGGCGAATTCGCCCTGATGCACGCAGGGAATGGTATAGGTGACCATGGGCTCGTCCTCATCGAGCGACACGTCGCCCGTCAGCGGACCGTGGCCCCATGCGCGGAAGTTATCGCCTTTGACGGCCGCCGTCCCGGCAGCGGCATTTGCGAAGCGCACTTCCATCTCGACATCGTCGGAATCCGCAGACCAGCCGTCGCCCACGAACTTCCAGTAGAGCTCGGCGGTATCGGCCCAGTTCATAACCGCACCGGTCATGGTGTAGCTCACGTAATAGATCGCGCTGTCGCCGCTCTCGTGGGGGCTGAACACCTTAATCCTTACGCCGTCACCGGCCTGCTCGACCGTGTAGACGCCAGAATCGCCCTTGTTCGCGCTATCGACTTTGTTAAACGCGGTGTCCTCTTCCTCGACACTCAGCACGTCAACGTCCGCCGTGCCGCCCTGCTGGTTGGTGCCCGTATTGATCTCCCAAAACACGCCGTTGATGTCGTCGTCGAAATCAAACTGGCGTCCCTCGACAACGGTCAGCGATCCATCGGCCTCGACCGTGGCACTGATGTAGGTTTGGGTCATGGAGTAGCCGTCGGCGTGCGCGGCGGCAGGCAGCAGCAACAACGCAAGCGCAACGAGCGCGCAGACGGAAGCGAATCGCGCAAACAGGCGGCGCTGCCGACAGGTTTTGGCAACGGGGGCGTTCATAGGCACATCCTTTGTCTGTGATACCAGCAACGCCATTGTCCCACGTTTACGGGCGCACATGACGAACATCTAGGCCAGCGGAGTATCAAACGGGACGAAAGTCACGCCCGCGGCCGGCACCTGGGGACGTTCCTTATCTGCCGGCAATCTGGGACACTCCTTGGCATAGCCCGCTCCGGCAATAGATACCACTTCATAGCTCCGTCACAGGTGTAGCGGCTTTGTGTTGCCGCACGCGCACTGATTGAGTCCGCGAGCAAGGGGCATAAAGCAGTTGAGCGAAAACGGTTTGCCCCTTTGCCGTTCGCTTGAGGATCATGTCCCCCTTTTCCGCGGAAACCCCGGCAGTTGCGAAGAGCTGCCGGGGTTTCTGTCGTTTGAGGGGTTGGGCTGGCGGGCGGCGATCGAGCTATCGAGCCGGTGGTCCGGCACGCGCAACGCGCGGCCTCGGCAACTTGCAGGCCACGGCAGCGTCTCCCCCACCGCGCCCCGCGCTATACTCGTCCGCATGGATATCAACGCATGCAACATAGCAACACACGCCGCGGACGCACCAGCAACGGCAGCGCCCATCCCCGTCGTGGGCCGCTTTGCCCCGTCGCCCTCGGGCCGCATGCACCTGGGCAACGTGTTCAGTTGCCTGTGTGCGTGGCTTTCGGCCCGCAGCCAGGGCGGCAGCATCGTGCTGCGCATCGAGGACCTGGACGATCGCTGCAAGCGCCCGGAACTTGCCGCTCAACTGATTGACGATCTAACCTGGCTGGGGCTCGAGTGGGACGAAGGCCCCTACTACCAGCACGATCGCCTGGATCTGTACGAGGACGCCCTGCGCCAGCTGCAAGACGCCGGCCTCACCTATCCCTGTTTTTGCACGCGTGCCGAACTCCACGCCGCGAGCGCGCCGCACGCCAGCGACGGCACGCCCATCTACCGCGGCGCCTGCCGAGGCCTTTCTGCCGAGGAGGTTGCCCGCCGCAGCGCCCTGCGCGCCCCGGCCACACGCCTGCGCGTGCCCACCGTCGACGACCTCGCAGACGACGTGATCGAATTCGTTGACCGCACGTACGGAGCCCAATGCGAGGCACTCGCCACCGAGTGCGGCGACTTTTTGGTGCGCCGCAGCGACGGCGTTTTTGCCTACCAGCTAGCCGTGGTAGTCGACGACGCTGCCATGGGCGTCACCGAGGTCGTGCGCGGATGCGACCTGCTGGGCTCCACGCCGCGCCAGATCTACCTGCAGCATCTGCTGGGACTGCCCACACCGCACTACGCACATATTCCGCTGCTCATGTCACCGGACGGCCGCCGCCTTTCCAAGCGCGACCGCGACCTAGACCTGGGCGAGCTCCGCACCCGCTTTGGCACACCCGAGGCGCTGTTGGGATGGCTCGCCGGGCAAACAGGCATCGCGCCGGACACCACGCCGCGTACCGCCGAGCAGCTGGTCGAGCACTTTAGCTGGGACGTCATCCGCGCGCATCGGGAGAACATCACTGTAACGGTCGAGTAGCCAGCCACCCCGCCTCTACGCAACATCCCAGGGCTGGAGTTCGTCGCCCAGGCGAACGATGCAGTCGTAGAGCACGGTATGGCGCTCGGCCGGGTTGACATCCCGATGAAAATGCCCGTAGTACCAGCGCTTGTAGTCCAGACGGTCCTCCAGCTCGTCAAAAAACGTGGTGAGTCGATCGACATCGGGATAATTCCAGCCGGGCGCCGGATAGAGCGTGGGCGACAACATACGCGTGGAGCAGGTGTGGGTGATCACGTAGTCGACCTTCCAGCCCACGCTGTCGAGCTTTGTCCGCGCCTCCTCAAAGTTGCGCTCGTCCGGCAACTCCTGCGGCCACCAGCTGGAATACGGAATGCGGTATTCCTTGTCCACGCTCGTGGCGCCGCCCATGGTAAAGATCGTTGAGCCATCAAGCTCAAAAACCTCGCCGCGCGTCAGGCGCCGTATGGGAGAGGTATCCGACAGGCGCTGCGTCAGCCCGCCGTGCCACAACTCCATGGGGCGCTCCGCCCAGTGATCGAAACGTTCGTGGTTGCCGTCGA encodes the following:
- the gluQRS gene encoding tRNA glutamyl-Q(34) synthetase GluQRS, which codes for MDINACNIATHAADAPATAAPIPVVGRFAPSPSGRMHLGNVFSCLCAWLSARSQGGSIVLRIEDLDDRCKRPELAAQLIDDLTWLGLEWDEGPYYQHDRLDLYEDALRQLQDAGLTYPCFCTRAELHAASAPHASDGTPIYRGACRGLSAEEVARRSALRAPATRLRVPTVDDLADDVIEFVDRTYGAQCEALATECGDFLVRRSDGVFAYQLAVVVDDAAMGVTEVVRGCDLLGSTPRQIYLQHLLGLPTPHYAHIPLLMSPDGRRLSKRDRDLDLGELRTRFGTPEALLGWLAGQTGIAPDTTPRTAEQLVEHFSWDVIRAHRENITVTVE
- a CDS encoding metallophosphoesterase — translated: MTVYVTGDIHGGLDMQKLRDWDLGDSLTSDDYLIVAGDFGFPWDFSAEECADIAWLESRPYTVLFVDGNHERFDHWAERPMELWHGGLTQRLSDTSPIRRLTRGEVFELDGSTIFTMGGATSVDKEYRIPYSSWWPQELPDERNFEEARTKLDSVGWKVDYVITHTCSTRMLSPTLYPAPGWNYPDVDRLTTFFDELEDRLDYKRWYYGHFHRDVNPAERHTVLYDCIVRLGDELQPWDVA